The region CACGGCCCGGTGCTGTATCTTCGCATGGCCTCGGATCCGGACTATGGCTATGGCAGCCATCTCACTGTGCCCCCTTTGGCGGTTCGCTTCCTTCCATTTCTGGCTGCTCCTCGGGCTCCGGAGGAACGCCTGCGACATGTATCTGGACTGGCCCTGACATGATCTGGAGCCTGCTCTTCTGCTCATCGGTGACTCTCAGCTGCGAGGTCTTCCTGAGCGCCTCGAACGCGGCGATCGAATAGTTGATCGTCGTCTTCGTGTGCCCATCCGTGAATCCCCAGGCGTCCTTTATGCCGGTCATCTTGATCACGCTCTTCGCGACGTCACCGACTGCGAGGCCTGTGCCTCTCGGAGCCGGCTTGAGGTTGACAACCACCGAACCTGAATGCCCTGAGACCTCGAAGGGCAGCGAGTGGGGAGTGAGGCATCCGCACTGCCAAGAACCGCACCCTCTTTTTACTTCGATCATATTCAGCTTGGCGACGTCGATTGCCGCCCTGATGGCCGGCCCGACCTCTTTCCCTTTCAGCCTGCCTAGACCGACGTATCCATCGAAGTTGCCTACGACGACAGTGATCGCGAACCTCACTCTGCGGCCCGAGTCCGTCATCCGCTGGACCATGTTGACATCCAGGACCTCGTCTGCGAGTTCAGGCAGGAGTATGTCCACTATCTCAGGCTCCCTCAGCGGCAGCCTGCTCCTGAGCGCCTCGCTCATCGTGGTTATCTTGCCCTCGGCGACGAGCCTTCCCAGCCTCGTCTTGGGAGCCCAATCACTCATCAGTCGCACCTCCGATCTTGCTCTTCGCACTTTCGAACATGGCAGCCGTGCCCTCGTGCATGTGCTTGCCGCTTATCCTGTCATCGTTAGGGAGCATCTCGTCGCTGTGCGGGATCTCTATGCCGGCGTCGAGCATGCCCTTCAGGGCGGCGAAGATCGCCGCGCCCTTTGTGGGCTTTCTGAGCCCAATGTCAAGGACAGACCTCTCGACACCCTTCTCCTTGGCCCTCTTCCCGGCAAGGAGTCCTGTAAGATAAGCCCCTGGTGTGCTCTTCCCCGAGGCGGTCCACCCGAACTCCGACAACTCCGTGGAGACCGCAGCCGCTAGGACGACATCTCCCTTCTCCAAGTAATCGATGAACTGGATTCGCATGTTCTTGTTCGACTTCCTGACGACGGCCCTTGGGCGGCCGCCCTTGATGAGCGCTGCCCTGTGCCTGTAGTCCGTTCGACCTTCTCGCCTTCTCCTGAACGGGACTTTGTATCTAGGTCCTGTAGCCATCTTCATCACTCCTTCAGGATGCCCTCGGCCTTCAGGTGCGACTCCAGATGCGGTCTGCTCTTGAAGACGCCTCCCTTGGCCTTGAGATAGTACTTGCGGTAGGTCGCGGTGTCGATCTTCCCGCTATCCCTGAGCTCCTTCAACTTCCGCCTTATGGGCCTGATGGTCTGCATCCAGCGCTCCTTGGAGGGCTTCCTAGCGCCCTTCCTGCCGCGCCTTGATCCGTGACCGCGCTGTCTGCCCTTGCGCCTCTGGGCCAGCTGGAACTCCGCTCTGCCTCTGGAGACGCCCTTCTTCTGTCTGGATGATACCGCGCCCGATGCGATAAGCGTGCGAACGTCGGCGCGCGTGATCGCGTCCGACACGTCCTCAGCGCGGTTCGGGTCCATCCAGACCCTGTTCTCACCACATTTCAGCAACTGGGATGCCATCCTTCTTTGGTTCTTCAGGTCCATGGATCATCCGCTCCTGTTGAGTACTCTGATATTGAGCTCGTCCGCCTTCTTCTCGATCTCGAGCCTCTTCTTCATGCCGACCGAGTGCGCGACCCTTGCAGCCTCCTGCTCGGGCCTTATCTTCGCGAGGTCCTTCACGTTGTAGACCATTACCTCTCTGAATCCCGATGGGTGCAGGAACCTCGCCTCCCTCGGCGAGCCGTACCCGATCGAGACTACGGGTGGTCTGTAACCGTAATGCTGTCTCATCTTGGAATGGCCACCCCTGGGCCTGCGCCATTTCGCGGTCTGGAGCCTCTTCCTCCTGTGCCACTCCTGCCTGAGGAACTCAGGCCTGCGGGCAGCCACTTCGGCCCGCTTCCTCAGGGCGTCGATGGTCTCCTTCGAGAGCTTCGGCTTCAGCTTGACCTGGTAGCCCTCCTCCTCGATCTCGACCTCCTCCTCTTCCTTCTCGCCCTTGCCCATCTTCTTCACGGGCTCCTCGGGCTCCTTCTCCTCCTTCTTCGTTTCCTTCTCCTCAGAGGCTTTCTTCGGGGCGGTCTTGACCTTCCTGGTCTTGGGAGCCGGCTTCTCCTCCTCCTTCTTCTCGGCCTTCGGCTCGACGCGCACCTTCAGGTCCTCCTTCCAGTGCTCGATGGTCTTCGGGCCAGCGCCCTTGAGGTTCTCGCGTATCTCCTTTGTCTTCTCCACGTCCTCGAGCGCAGCTGCGAGCTCTTTCGGCGACCCGATCCCTATCGCCTCGAGCTTCGCGATGTACTCCTCCTTGAACATATGGAGTTCCATGAACTCGTCATGATGGGTGGACTTCTTCTCTGCCAAACCATTCACCTCCCGGGCTTCTCGATAATGTAGATGCCGTCCTGGAAGACCCTGGGGTCGAACCCTTTGATCTTCGTGGCCCTTTCTATGTTGGCCGCGGTCTGCCCGGCATCCTCCAGATTCGGCCCATTGAGCACGACCTGGTCTCCCTTGATCTGCACCTTTGTCGCCCCGAGGATGCTGGCCTTCCTCGGGTACTTCTCACCAAGGAAGTTCTCGATCAGGAACGTATCTCCCTTGATCGATGTCTTGATGGGGAAGTGTGCGTAGACGATCTTCATCTTGTACTCGTGGCCCGCCGTTGCGCCGATGAGCATGTTCCGTATGTGCGCTCCATAGGTCCCCACGAGCGCCTTCTCCCGCTTCCTCGGCATCTCGCTCGAGACCACCACGTGCTTTCCCTTGACCTCTATCTTCACCCGCGGGTGCACGAGCTTCTTCTGCACCTCTCCCTGAGGTCCCTTGACCTTGACGATGCCGTCCTCTATTTTGACCTGGACCTTCTCCGGCACCTCGATGTCGTCCTTCAAGAATCCTTCGCGCATCGTGGCCACCTCAGTATACGAACGCCAGCAGCTTGCCGCCGACGCCTCCATTCCTGGCATCCATGTGAGTCACGACGCCCTTGGTGGTCGTGAGTATGAGCACCCCGAAGTCCTGCGCGGGCAGGTACCTCGATTCGTACTTCTCCAGGTCTGCTACCTTGACCGAGTACCTCGGCCTGATGACTCCGCAGTCGTTTATCTGACCCGATAGGGCGACCTTGAACATCCTGCTTCGGCCATCCTCCACGAGCTCGAACTGCCTGATGTAGCCGCTCTCCTGCATGACCTTGAGAACGCGACCGATTAGCATCGAGGAGGGTCGGACGATGCACTCGCCCTTGCCTACCTTCTCGGCGTTCTTGATGACCGCCATCGCGTCGTTGAGCGTGTCGTGTTGCATGTCATCTCACCTCATGAGTACTTCCTGAATCCGATGTTGGGAGCGATCTCCCTGAAGCACTGCCTGCACAGGTGCATCCCGTATCTTCGGATGATGCCCCTCTTCCTTCCGCATCTGGTGCATCCGACAGTCCTTCCAAACTTCTTCTTGGGCTTCAATCGACCACCTCCACACCGAACTTCGACTTGACGAACTCGACGCCCTCCTTCCGAGCGACCCTGTGGTGCTTCGAGATTCTGCCCCGCAGGATCTTCCTCTTCTGGACCCTCTTGCCTGCCCTGCCTATGGACGAGCAGACGTCCAGGCCGAATATGCCGATCTCGGGGTCGTACTTCATTCCCGGGAAGTCCGTGTAGTCCTGAATTCCGAACGAGAAGTTCCCCGCGGGGTCGAAAGAGTAGGTAGCGAGCCTGTTCTCCTTGATCCAGAAGGCCTTCTTGACGAACTCCTCAGCCTCCTTGCCCCTTAGCGTGACCTTGCATCCTATCTGCATGCCCTCCCTTAGGCCCAGGTCTCTATTGGTGACCTTTGCGACGGTCCTCACAGGCTTCTTGCCGGTGATCATCTTCAGGACCTTCTCCGCCTTCAAGAGTCTCTCGCCAGCGTCACCTACGCCGATGTTGACGACGGTCTTCTCCAGGCGGATGTCCCTCATCTTGTTGGCTTCGGTCATGCGGCCTTCGCCTCCACCAGCTTGATCTCCGGGGCCTTGTCGCCGACCACGAAGACATTCTCCTTGATCGTGCTGAACCCCTCCTTGAATGTGACGAGGTTTGGCGCCGACCCTCTCCTTATCTGGTAGTTCTCGACTGTCTGTAAGCTACCAGGGTGCGAACCACCGATGAGTAGAGCCATGCTGCCCTTCTCGAGCTTGAAGTCCTTGACCAGCTTCTGCGAAGGCACATCGATCTTGAGCACATCGCCGGTCTTGTACTGGTCCTTTGCCAGGATCATGCACCTTCCATCGTGCAGGTTCAGCTGCACCTTGCCCTTCTTGATGACCTTCTTTCCGTCGATGCGCGCGAGCTTCCAACCCTTCTCGGAATCGTCGATCGCAACAAGCTTCAGCTGCGACTTGTAGTCGACGAGCATCCTGTAGCTCTGCTTCGTCTTGAGGATCGTGACGACGTCCATCAATCCGACTGGGTACTTGTAGTTCGTAACGACCTTGCCATCGACCGAGACGCCTCGGCTCCCGATGATGAACCTTGCCTCTCTGGCGTTGTCGCACAGCTTCAGCATGTCGCGCACGACTGCGAGCAGAGGCATCGACTCCCTTGTCCCGTGGGG is a window of Candidatus Thermoplasmatota archaeon DNA encoding:
- a CDS encoding 30S ribosomal protein S5, with product MSDWAPKTRLGRLVAEGKITTMSEALRSRLPLREPEIVDILLPELADEVLDVNMVQRMTDSGRRVRFAITVVVGNFDGYVGLGRLKGKEVGPAIRAAIDVAKLNMIEVKRGCGSWQCGCLTPHSLPFEVSGHSGSVVVNLKPAPRGTGLAVGDVAKSVIKMTGIKDAWGFTDGHTKTTINYSIAAFEALRKTSQLRVTDEQKSRLQIMSGPVQIHVAGVPPEPEEQPEMEGSEPPKGAQ
- a CDS encoding 50S ribosomal protein L18: MATGPRYKVPFRRRREGRTDYRHRAALIKGGRPRAVVRKSNKNMRIQFIDYLEKGDVVLAAAVSTELSEFGWTASGKSTPGAYLTGLLAGKRAKEKGVERSVLDIGLRKPTKGAAIFAALKGMLDAGIEIPHSDEMLPNDDRISGKHMHEGTAAMFESAKSKIGGATDE
- a CDS encoding 50S ribosomal protein L19e — translated: MDLKNQRRMASQLLKCGENRVWMDPNRAEDVSDAITRADVRTLIASGAVSSRQKKGVSRGRAEFQLAQRRKGRQRGHGSRRGRKGARKPSKERWMQTIRPIRRKLKELRDSGKIDTATYRKYYLKAKGGVFKSRPHLESHLKAEGILKE
- a CDS encoding 50S ribosomal protein L32e; translation: MFKEEYIAKLEAIGIGSPKELAAALEDVEKTKEIRENLKGAGPKTIEHWKEDLKVRVEPKAEKKEEEKPAPKTRKVKTAPKKASEEKETKKEEKEPEEPVKKMGKGEKEEEEVEIEEEGYQVKLKPKLSKETIDALRKRAEVAARRPEFLRQEWHRRKRLQTAKWRRPRGGHSKMRQHYGYRPPVVSIGYGSPREARFLHPSGFREVMVYNVKDLAKIRPEQEAARVAHSVGMKKRLEIEKKADELNIRVLNRSG
- a CDS encoding 50S ribosomal protein L6 — translated: MREGFLKDDIEVPEKVQVKIEDGIVKVKGPQGEVQKKLVHPRVKIEVKGKHVVVSSEMPRKREKALVGTYGAHIRNMLIGATAGHEYKMKIVYAHFPIKTSIKGDTFLIENFLGEKYPRKASILGATKVQIKGDQVVLNGPNLEDAGQTAANIERATKIKGFDPRVFQDGIYIIEKPGR
- a CDS encoding 30S ribosomal protein S8, encoding MQHDTLNDAMAVIKNAEKVGKGECIVRPSSMLIGRVLKVMQESGYIRQFELVEDGRSRMFKVALSGQINDCGVIRPRYSVKVADLEKYESRYLPAQDFGVLILTTTKGVVTHMDARNGGVGGKLLAFVY
- a CDS encoding 30S ribosomal protein S14 — translated: MKPKKKFGRTVGCTRCGRKRGIIRRYGMHLCRQCFREIAPNIGFRKYS
- a CDS encoding 50S ribosomal protein L5; protein product: MRDIRLEKTVVNIGVGDAGERLLKAEKVLKMITGKKPVRTVAKVTNRDLGLREGMQIGCKVTLRGKEAEEFVKKAFWIKENRLATYSFDPAGNFSFGIQDYTDFPGMKYDPEIGIFGLDVCSSIGRAGKRVQKRKILRGRISKHHRVARKEGVEFVKSKFGVEVVD
- a CDS encoding 30S ribosomal protein S4e, which translates into the protein MKKHIKRMAAPNSWAIPRKTSHWVTKPAPGPHGTRESMPLLAVVRDMLKLCDNAREARFIIGSRGVSVDGKVVTNYKYPVGLMDVVTILKTKQSYRMLVDYKSQLKLVAIDDSEKGWKLARIDGKKVIKKGKVQLNLHDGRCMILAKDQYKTGDVLKIDVPSQKLVKDFKLEKGSMALLIGGSHPGSLQTVENYQIRRGSAPNLVTFKEGFSTIKENVFVVGDKAPEIKLVEAKAA